From a single Halobellus ruber genomic region:
- a CDS encoding DUF5615 family PIN-like protein, with protein sequence MQVSFLLDENIAAPLADKLEKAGHDVERVVDVDELGEGVDDTKIRLYAVREGRLLVTSDDDFVQMPADSHSGVFYVPDQSLSSHELYHIIQRVIEAFPNRETMETVTYLTTDWL encoded by the coding sequence ATGCAGGTGTCGTTTCTTCTTGACGAGAACATCGCGGCGCCGTTGGCTGACAAACTTGAGAAAGCGGGCCACGACGTAGAGCGTGTCGTTGACGTGGACGAACTGGGAGAAGGTGTCGACGACACAAAAATTCGCCTGTACGCCGTTCGAGAGGGGCGCCTCCTCGTCACCAGCGACGACGACTTTGTCCAGATGCCGGCAGACTCACACAGCGGCGTATTCTACGTCCCCGACCAGTCGCTTTCCTCGCACGAACTCTACCATATCATCCAGCGAGTTATCGAAGCGTTCCCCAACCGCGAGACAATGGAGACAGTGACGTATCTTACTACCGACTGGTTGTGA
- a CDS encoding DUF433 domain-containing protein, giving the protein MSKQLNTVVSGDESDIHDEPHIRDRRITVSHIHALVEERDLDAQTVADRFDLTVSDVYHALAYYHDHPEEMRAVEERRRELYEAADDDPSIITGPGDLPESS; this is encoded by the coding sequence ATGTCGAAGCAGCTGAACACCGTCGTCTCAGGTGACGAGTCGGACATTCACGACGAGCCCCACATTCGAGACCGACGAATCACCGTGAGTCACATCCACGCGCTGGTCGAGGAGCGCGACCTCGACGCGCAGACGGTGGCGGACCGCTTTGACCTCACTGTTTCGGACGTCTACCACGCATTGGCGTACTATCACGACCATCCCGAAGAGATGCGGGCGGTCGAAGAACGCCGTCGAGAGCTTTACGAAGCTGCAGACGACGATCCGAGCATCATTACCGGCCCCGGTGACCTGCCGGAATCGTCGTGA
- a CDS encoding metallophosphoesterase has product MFLLTVAELSAGQPLPDSISLEVTDIEWHPGQSRRAEVILTDSTGEKIRFIDYDGANLTVDWTLGHRYRISRCGVQKGRGEIKVHLASSTKTRVTPLGNTQTTQLLVLGDTHVGRDKHPGSGFEETINPREAFKTAVHYGVQEDVEAVVHAGDIFHGSADNNDAEYIDTHIFAPLAAADIPFYYVSGNHSSEPGDDLLTRRTGPLVTTLTTTGTPLNSHVRLFGINHHANGDLPWKTLTFPETVDESVSILLLHQTLKQLTADNSQAVDLARIAHRFPDQFDYVFSGHHHDAAKDTWEEIPVQYTGAAEQMSTNNDPIDRVAWLITIENTAVTSDRYNIP; this is encoded by the coding sequence TTGTTCTTGCTCACGGTTGCTGAGCTGTCCGCTGGACAGCCGCTACCTGATTCGATCAGTCTCGAAGTCACCGATATCGAGTGGCATCCTGGGCAGTCCCGCCGTGCAGAAGTGATACTCACCGACTCCACAGGTGAGAAGATCCGGTTCATCGATTACGACGGTGCGAACCTTACAGTGGACTGGACTCTCGGGCACCGGTACAGGATCTCACGGTGCGGCGTCCAGAAAGGCCGCGGAGAAATCAAAGTCCATCTTGCGTCCAGCACGAAAACCCGAGTCACGCCACTCGGCAACACGCAGACCACGCAACTACTCGTGCTGGGAGACACGCACGTGGGGAGAGACAAACACCCTGGTTCGGGCTTTGAAGAAACGATCAACCCGCGTGAAGCGTTTAAAACCGCCGTTCACTACGGAGTCCAGGAAGACGTTGAGGCGGTCGTCCACGCCGGTGATATTTTCCACGGATCGGCTGACAACAATGACGCGGAGTACATCGACACGCACATTTTCGCCCCACTAGCAGCCGCAGACATTCCGTTCTACTACGTTTCGGGAAACCACAGTTCAGAACCGGGCGATGATCTTCTCACCCGGCGCACCGGGCCGCTCGTCACCACCCTCACCACCACCGGCACACCACTCAACTCACACGTCCGTCTCTTCGGCATCAATCACCACGCCAATGGCGATCTCCCGTGGAAAACACTCACCTTCCCAGAAACTGTTGATGAATCGGTCTCCATCCTGCTGCTCCACCAAACTCTCAAACAGTTAACCGCCGACAACTCACAGGCTGTAGACCTCGCACGTATTGCCCACCGATTTCCCGACCAGTTTGACTATGTTTTTTCAGGGCACCATCACGACGCAGCCAAAGATACCTGGGAAGAGATTCCAGTACAGTACACCGGCGCAGCAGAACAGATGAGCACAAACAACGATCCTATTGATAGAGTCGCCTGGCTCATCACCATCGAAAACACTGCCGTTACCTCCGATCGCTACAACATCCCGTGA
- a CDS encoding CBS domain-containing protein, translating to MAIAEVGEIEAPPLETVPVDAQVGEVIESMLSRKFSQMGLTRDGEFVGVVSFQSIACALLVTDTVLSDPGGASTRVAEFAVENPKIVWKDNDMEDLFDLLGDRSYVLVHDDTVNTTSESISNTPVLS from the coding sequence ATGGCGATCGCGGAAGTCGGTGAAATCGAGGCACCACCGCTCGAAACCGTCCCGGTTGATGCTCAGGTTGGCGAGGTCATTGAGTCGATGCTCTCACGGAAATTCTCCCAGATGGGGTTGACACGCGACGGCGAGTTCGTCGGTGTCGTCTCCTTCCAATCCATCGCCTGCGCGCTACTCGTAACCGACACTGTGTTGAGCGATCCTGGCGGTGCGAGCACACGGGTCGCCGAATTCGCTGTTGAAAACCCGAAGATCGTCTGGAAGGACAATGATATGGAAGATTTATTCGACCTACTTGGCGACCGATCTTACGTCCTCGTCCACGATGACACTGTCAACACAACGTCTGAATCAATCAGCAATACACCGGTGCTCTCTTGA
- a CDS encoding protein adenylyltransferase SelO, which produces MVFSFDTTYKELDSSLYSRVTPERIAHPEVLLCNDEVCADLGLETAELDAEMLAGQDRLEDPIAQAYAGHQYGSFTILGDGRAMILGEHIYDGERYDIQLKGAGQTPYSGRGDGRATISSMLREYLYSYAMQHLNIKTSRSLAVVETDEAVERRRTEPGAILVRVMNSHIRYGTFQYVASQAPDELQRFTDYVIDRHYPQLNAADRTYLEFFDAVMQSSIEMVVDWLRVGFIHGVMNTDNMSIDGETFDYGPCAFINYYDEETVFSSIDKHGRYAFGNQRPILRWNLERFAEALQPLCTQSPLTSAELEDKLDEFAERFDAQYYAMMRKKLGIAADGEEELVDEFVEWLRTSNADYTNTFLELETPGTCDDSVFATAEFEQLRNRLAAVGLDQELMQEANPQYIPRNYLVEEALDEYLDTGELSKFTELLTVLENPYTSKDMGSKFQQPPPREFDAEYTTYCNT; this is translated from the coding sequence ATGGTCTTTTCATTTGACACCACGTACAAAGAGTTAGACTCAAGTCTATATTCGAGGGTAACGCCGGAACGTATCGCTCATCCCGAAGTTTTGCTTTGTAATGACGAGGTGTGTGCTGATCTTGGATTGGAGACAGCGGAACTCGATGCAGAGATGTTAGCAGGTCAGGATCGCTTGGAAGACCCGATTGCGCAAGCATACGCAGGCCACCAGTATGGAAGTTTTACCATTTTGGGCGATGGGCGAGCGATGATACTTGGCGAGCATATATATGATGGGGAGAGGTACGACATTCAGTTGAAAGGGGCTGGTCAAACGCCGTATTCCGGACGAGGCGATGGTAGGGCTACGATCAGTTCAATGCTGAGAGAGTATCTGTACTCATACGCGATGCAGCATCTCAACATCAAAACATCGCGGAGTCTGGCCGTCGTCGAGACCGACGAAGCAGTCGAACGGCGCCGGACAGAACCCGGTGCCATCCTTGTCCGAGTGATGAACAGCCACATTCGATACGGAACGTTCCAGTATGTTGCCAGCCAAGCACCCGATGAACTACAGCGCTTCACTGACTACGTTATCGACAGGCACTACCCGCAGCTGAACGCAGCGGATCGTACGTATCTAGAGTTCTTCGATGCAGTTATGCAGTCGTCGATTGAGATGGTTGTTGACTGGTTGCGTGTCGGATTCATTCACGGCGTGATGAATACGGACAATATGAGTATCGATGGAGAAACATTCGATTACGGCCCGTGTGCGTTCATAAATTACTATGATGAGGAGACAGTGTTCAGTTCAATCGATAAGCACGGGCGGTATGCATTCGGGAACCAGCGGCCGATCTTGCGGTGGAATCTTGAACGGTTTGCAGAGGCACTCCAACCGCTGTGTACACAGTCACCGCTCACGTCTGCTGAACTTGAAGACAAACTGGACGAGTTTGCGGAGCGATTCGATGCGCAGTACTACGCGATGATGCGCAAGAAACTGGGGATCGCCGCAGATGGCGAGGAAGAACTCGTTGATGAGTTTGTGGAGTGGCTTCGCACGTCGAACGCTGACTACACCAATACGTTCCTCGAATTAGAGACGCCTGGAACGTGTGATGACTCAGTGTTTGCAACAGCAGAATTCGAACAGCTTCGGAATCGATTGGCTGCTGTCGGCCTAGATCAGGAGTTGATGCAGGAAGCCAATCCACAATATATCCCCCGCAACTATCTGGTTGAAGAGGCACTAGATGAGTATCTCGACACTGGGGAGTTATCCAAGTTCACGGAGTTGTTGACCGTGTTGGAAAATCCCTACACATCGAAGGATATGGGTTCGAAATTCCAGCAACCACCGCCACGGGAGTTCGATGCAGAGTATACAACGTACTGTAATACGTGA
- a CDS encoding type II toxin-antitoxin system RelE family toxin: MSYDGWTWELSSTAEEDLNGLSPAEQDRILDKLDEIVSSPWRDPPDYGEPLQNSPYKKIRIGEFRLSVSFRKTDQRLVVARVKRRGGAYTADDD; encoded by the coding sequence ATGAGTTACGACGGGTGGACGTGGGAACTCTCCTCAACAGCCGAAGAGGACCTCAATGGACTGTCACCCGCTGAGCAAGACCGGATACTCGACAAGCTTGATGAAATCGTCTCTTCACCGTGGCGTGACCCACCGGACTACGGCGAGCCACTCCAGAACAGTCCCTACAAGAAAATCCGTATCGGTGAGTTTCGGCTGTCCGTGAGCTTCCGGAAGACCGACCAGCGGCTTGTCGTCGCACGTGTCAAGCGCCGTGGCGGCGCGTACACCGCTGACGACGACTAA
- a CDS encoding saccharopine dehydrogenase NADP-binding domain-containing protein, producing the protein MSSTPTNYDIVVWGATGFAGQLVAKHLTSHYPAAELSVALGGRNESQLRRLAEELTDESDREQIAVVVGDATDPASLGKIAGQTKVICTTVGPYTTYGTPLVEACIEAETDYCDLTGEINWVREMIDRYHDDAVAADVKIVHSCGFDSIPSDLGVNLLQSYATEEFGDACEFVRIYLEEGEGGVSGGTLASAAELFEAAATDPIARETVSNPYSLAPPGERCGVDTGEQRRPQRDSIRSIWTAPSPMAAVNERVIRRSNALLEYPWGREFRCTEVIPTGSGIGGAAAAGGIALGLGVGTAAMKSRVLRRGLRRFVFPEPGTGPSEAKRKSGHFLVRVIGRGTTTDGPFTVASEIGAELDPGYGATARMLGEAGMCLLRGETESPLDGGILTPASGIGDPLGDRLRDVGFTVTAGGWQ; encoded by the coding sequence GTGTCATCTACACCAACCAACTACGATATCGTGGTCTGGGGAGCCACAGGATTCGCTGGCCAACTCGTCGCCAAACACCTCACCAGTCACTACCCCGCTGCTGAACTGTCTGTTGCTCTTGGTGGTCGAAATGAATCCCAGCTCCGCCGGCTCGCAGAAGAGCTTACAGATGAGTCTGATCGAGAGCAGATCGCCGTTGTCGTCGGTGATGCCACCGACCCGGCGAGCCTCGGTAAGATAGCCGGCCAAACGAAGGTCATCTGTACGACAGTCGGGCCCTACACAACGTACGGGACCCCACTCGTCGAAGCCTGTATTGAGGCTGAAACCGACTACTGTGATCTCACCGGGGAGATTAACTGGGTTCGAGAGATGATCGACCGCTATCACGACGATGCTGTGGCTGCTGACGTGAAAATCGTCCACAGCTGTGGGTTCGATTCGATCCCATCCGACCTCGGGGTTAACCTGCTGCAATCGTACGCTACCGAGGAGTTTGGAGATGCTTGTGAGTTCGTTCGTATCTATCTCGAAGAGGGAGAGGGTGGGGTGAGTGGCGGCACTTTAGCTAGTGCGGCCGAATTATTCGAAGCCGCTGCGACTGATCCGATTGCCCGGGAAACAGTATCGAATCCGTACTCGTTGGCTCCACCGGGCGAACGCTGCGGTGTCGATACAGGCGAACAGCGACGACCACAGCGGGATTCCATCCGCTCGATATGGACGGCTCCCTCGCCGATGGCAGCCGTCAACGAACGGGTCATCCGACGGAGTAACGCCCTCTTGGAGTATCCGTGGGGCCGAGAGTTTCGGTGTACAGAGGTCATTCCAACCGGGTCTGGGATCGGCGGTGCCGCAGCAGCTGGCGGGATCGCACTCGGCTTGGGTGTCGGAACCGCTGCGATGAAGAGTCGGGTGCTTCGGCGTGGATTGCGTCGGTTCGTGTTCCCTGAGCCGGGCACAGGGCCCTCGGAAGCGAAGCGCAAATCAGGTCACTTCTTGGTTCGTGTCATCGGCCGCGGGACAACGACCGACGGGCCATTCACTGTCGCGAGTGAGATCGGAGCCGAGCTGGATCCTGGCTATGGTGCAACCGCCCGGATGCTTGGAGAGGCTGGGATGTGCTTGCTGCGAGGTGAGACGGAGTCACCGCTAGACGGTGGCATTCTGACGCCCGCTTCGGGGATTGGTGATCCGCTCGGTGATCGACTTCGGGATGTTGGCTTCACTGTGACCGCTGGTGGGTGGCAGTGA
- a CDS encoding iron-sulfur cluster assembly scaffold protein, with amino-acid sequence MALSDDGTIVEAVRFTGDGCTLSQASASLLSEQMVGTAVSEIIEWDTEYIEERVGMELTPSRLQCAELVLTAFRQAAEDHE; translated from the coding sequence CCATCGTTGAGGCCGTTCGCTTCACAGGGGATGGATGTACATTGTCTCAAGCTAGTGCTTCGTTGTTATCCGAACAGATGGTCGGTACCGCTGTTTCTGAGATCATCGAGTGGGATACCGAATACATCGAAGAACGTGTTGGAATGGAGTTGACACCCAGCAGGCTCCAGTGTGCAGAATTAGTCCTCACAGCGTTTCGGCAAGCAGCTGAAGACCACGAGTAG